The genomic stretch GTGGTCACCTTGGCCCTGGATCCGGAGCGCTGCATCGGCTGCGGCGCGTGCGGGACGGTCTGCCCGCACGGCGTGTTGCGGCTGGAAGGCGAGCCGCGCCGGGCGCACATCGCGGATCGGGACGGCTGCATCGAATGCGGGGCCTGCGCCGTGAATTGCCCCACCTCCGCAGTGAGCGTCACGCCGGGCGTGGGCTGCGCCGCCCTCATTCTCGCTTCCTGGCTGGGGCGGCGCGCCAAGGGCTGCTGCTAGCCTTTGCCGTCCTCTTCCTGCGGCACGGGACGGCGATCAAGCGACCCGCGCAGCGAGAGCAGCACGCCTATGCCGCTGAAAACGGCGAATCCCGTGAGCAGGACGTGCATCACCTTGAGATATTGGCCGAAATTCTGTGCGCTTACCGCCTCATGCCCCATGAAATGCGCCAGGGCCAGGGACACGAGCACCATGCTCGTGGTCATGCCCGTGGTGCGCATTCCCGCGGTCATGGCCGAGGCCACGCCGAAGTTGCGGCTCTCCACGCTGCCCATGATCACCGTGGCGTTGGGCGAGGCGAAAAGCGCGATGCCCAGGCCCAAAATGGCGAGCATGGCGTAGAAGGCCGTATTGCTCGTTTCCGCGTCGAATCCGGCGGCCATGATCAGCGCGACGGTGACGACGGCCATGCCTGCGGTGGCGATGAGGTGGGGCGGGTGTTTGTCCGCCAGGCGGCCGCAGAGGGGCGAGAGCGCGGCCTGGACCAGCGGCTGGACCACGAGCACCGCCCCGGCTTCGTAGGGGCTGATGCCCCTGCCGCATTGCAGGTAGAGGCTCATCAGAAAGGTGACGCTGAACGAGGCCGCGTAGTTGATGTATTGCACGATGCAGCCCAGGGCGAAGGGGCGGTTGCGGCGCAGCAGGCGCATGTCCAGCAGGGGCGCGGGATGCCGCAGCTCCCAGAATACGAATGCCGCCAGGAAGACGATTCCCGCGGCCAGGGCGGCCTTGCCCGCCGCATGGGCGAATCCTGCGCTGCCCGCAACGATCAGTCCGATGCCCAGCGCGCTGAGCAGCGCGCCCACCCGGTCGAAAGGCTCGTCCACGACGTTGCGGCCCAGCCGCTTCAGGCGCAGCACGAAGAGGAGCGCCAGCAGGAGCAGGGGCAGGCTGGCGTAGAAGACCGAACGCCACCCCAGCGCCGAGGTCAGCATTCCTCCCAGGTACGGTCCTGCGGAAAGTCCCAGATAGACGCCCGCGGTGGCGATGCCCAGGGCGCGGCCCCGTTCCTCGCGCGGGTAGGCGTTCATGAGCATGGCCAGGCCCGTGGA from Paucidesulfovibrio longus DSM 6739 encodes the following:
- a CDS encoding MFS transporter, translated to MTDRERRHLILYAITSTQFALPFMLSGVAVALPAIGAEFQSGAVALSLVESTFIATTAMFLLPMGRYADLRGHAPLFIKGLCIFCVTTLLLALAPNMPVFILLRFVQGIGGAMTLSTGLAMLMNAYPREERGRALGIATAGVYLGLSAGPYLGGMLTSALGWRSVFYASLPLLLLALLFVLRLKRLGRNVVDEPFDRVGALLSALGIGLIVAGSAGFAHAAGKAALAAGIVFLAAFVFWELRHPAPLLDMRLLRRNRPFALGCIVQYINYAASFSVTFLMSLYLQCGRGISPYEAGAVLVVQPLVQAALSPLCGRLADKHPPHLIATAGMAVVTVALIMAAGFDAETSNTAFYAMLAILGLGIALFASPNATVIMGSVESRNFGVASAMTAGMRTTGMTTSMVLVSLALAHFMGHEAVSAQNFGQYLKVMHVLLTGFAVFSGIGVLLSLRGSLDRRPVPQEEDGKG
- the hgcB gene encoding mercury methylation ferredoxin HgcB codes for the protein MKTFRYLEGVVTLALDPERCIGCGACGTVCPHGVLRLEGEPRRAHIADRDGCIECGACAVNCPTSAVSVTPGVGCAALILASWLGRRAKGCC